A portion of the Marinobacter alexandrii genome contains these proteins:
- a CDS encoding carboxypeptidase-like regulatory domain-containing protein, translated as MRYILTLSFLFFLVSQLCAQEPHEKVIQFTGVVFGSDSISVVPGTHVYIPKSGRGTTTNPYGFFSLPVLEGDSVLFSAVGFKRAYFIVPKHEKESSFRIIIALEDDIQFLEEVEIRPYPSESMFKEALITMELPDQKEYANIYQWLNSQVMTEAYLNLPASPNANHQYTMQLQRQSYINRYSPPQNQLLNPFAWSSFINSLKRKKN; from the coding sequence TTGAGATATATACTGACATTATCTTTTTTATTTTTTTTAGTTTCGCAGCTATGCGCCCAAGAGCCGCATGAGAAAGTAATTCAGTTTACAGGAGTTGTATTTGGATCAGATAGTATCTCCGTTGTTCCAGGCACTCATGTGTACATTCCTAAATCTGGAAGAGGTACAACAACCAATCCCTACGGCTTTTTCTCTCTTCCGGTCCTAGAAGGTGATAGCGTTCTTTTCAGCGCTGTTGGATTTAAAAGAGCTTATTTCATTGTCCCAAAACATGAAAAGGAAAGTAGTTTTAGAATTATTATCGCTTTAGAGGATGATATCCAGTTTTTAGAAGAAGTGGAAATCAGACCTTATCCTTCTGAAAGTATGTTTAAGGAAGCATTGATAACAATGGAACTTCCAGATCAGAAAGAATATGCAAATATCTATCAATGGCTGAATAGCCAGGTGATGACGGAGGCATATCTAAATTTGCCTGCGTCACCAAATGCTAATCATCAGTATACTATGCAACTGCAAAGACAGTCATATATCAATCGCTACTCACCACCTCAAAATCAATTACTTAATCCTTTCGCTTGGTCAAGTTTTATAAACTCTCTCAAGCGAAAGAAAAATTGA